Part of the Tolypothrix sp. NIES-4075 genome is shown below.
TTTTGTAGTTCTTCTTCCTTAAAAGAATCCCCACTAAATAAGCCAGCAATCCCTTCAAAAATTGTTCGACGTTGTAGCTTATTTTTTACTGGATTGAAGTGCCGATGGCTTTGCTGCTGACTGACAATCGTGGCCATGCGATCTGCTTCACGTTCACTTGCATCTCCAGGAGAGCTAATAGTCAGCTTCGCTTGAGGGCGCAGCGCGTTGGATTGCTGTTGTAATATATGGGTCAACTCATGGGCTAATAATCTTTGTCCTTCCCTGGTATGTGGGGCATACTGCCCTGTTCCAAATACAATGTTTGGCTTCACCGTGTACGCTAATGCATCTACAGCCTGAGCTGATACTGCTGCTTGGGCATCAGTATGCACCCGCACTTGGCTAAAGTCGTGCCCGAAGCGGGATTCCATGAAGGTACGAGTTGCCGGATCGAGGGGTTGACCGGGAAAATTTAATACTTCATGAACAATTTCCGGGACTTCAGTGTGTTCTTGCTGCCCAGACCTTTGGCGTTGCAAAGTTAGCTTCTGACGATCGCACTCATTGCACTGTCCAGTTAACTTTGCTGAATTTCCGCAGGCACATTTGCGCTGTAAAAGTCCTGAATGCACCAAGGGAGATGACTTTGGAGAAGATTGAATTGAAATGGGCGATCGCATATTTACCTTCAATATTTTCAGCTTTTTCAAACCAAGCGTTATCAAGGATTAGCTGGAGGTGTTGGCGCTGAGGGTGTTGGTGCGGCGGGAGTAACGGTTGTCGAGGGCAGTTTGGGTAGCGTCTTATCCAAGTCTGTAATCAACTTTTTCGTAGCTGTGGTG
Proteins encoded:
- a CDS encoding eCIS core domain-containing protein, which gives rise to MRSPISIQSSPKSSPLVHSGLLQRKCACGNSAKLTGQCNECDRQKLTLQRQRSGQQEHTEVPEIVHEVLNFPGQPLDPATRTFMESRFGHDFSQVRVHTDAQAAVSAQAVDALAYTVKPNIVFGTGQYAPHTREGQRLLAHELTHILQQQSNALRPQAKLTISSPGDASEREADRMATIVSQQQSHRHFNPVKNKLQRRTIFEGIAGLFSGDSFKEEELQNYLTTLE